A genomic region of Helicoverpa armigera isolate CAAS_96S chromosome 31, ASM3070526v1, whole genome shotgun sequence contains the following coding sequences:
- the LOC135119222 gene encoding cytoplasmic FMR1-interacting protein-like isoform X1 produces MTEVLGMIKGLQVLMARMETVFADAARRSIYAELQDFVQLMLREPLRKAIKNKKDLIRSIIVSVRETCGDWARGCEPQQDPALRGKKDGEASFTIKSDIETKTDNMSN; encoded by the exons ATGACAGAGGTGCTAGGCATGATCAAGGGGCTGCAGGTGCTCATGGCTCGCATGGAGACGGTGTTCGCTGACGCAGCCAGGCGGTCCATCTATGCGGAACTGCAGGACTTCGTGCAGCTCATGCTGAGGGAGCCGCTCCGGAAGGCCATTAAGAATAAGAAGGACCTCATACGCAG TATCATAGTATCAGTTCGTGAAACTTGCGGTGATTGGGCGCGCGGCTGTGAGCCGCAACAGGATCCGGCGCTGCGAGGGAAGAAGGATGGAGAAGCTAGTTTCACTATTAAATCTGACATTGAGACCAAGACTGACAACATGTCCAACTGA
- the LOC135119222 gene encoding cytoplasmic FMR1-interacting protein-like isoform X2, whose amino-acid sequence MTEVLGMIKGLQVLMARMETVFADAARRSIYAELQDFVQLMLREPLRKAIKNKKDLIRSIIVSVRETCGDWARGCEPQQDPALRGKKDGEASFTIKSDIETKTDNMSN is encoded by the exons ATGACAGAGGTGCTAGGCATGATCAAGGGGCTGCAGGTGCTCATGGCTCGCATGGAGACGGTGTTCGCTGACGCAGCCAGGCGGTCCATCTATGCGGAACTGCAGGACTTCGTGCAGCTCATGCTGAGGGAGCCGCTCCGGAAGGCCATTAAGAACAAGAAGGATCTCATACGCAG TATCATAGTATCAGTTCGTGAAACTTGCGGTGATTGGGCGCGCGGCTGTGAGCCGCAACAGGATCCGGCGCTGCGAGGGAAGAAGGATGGAGAAGCTAGTTTCACTATTAAATCTGACATTGAGACCAAGACTGACAACATGTCCAACTGA
- the LOC135119222 gene encoding cytoplasmic FMR1-interacting protein-like isoform X4: protein MTEVLGMIKGLQVLMARMETVFADAARRSIYAELQDFVQLMLREPLRKAIKNKKDLIRSIIVSVRETCGDWARGCEPQQDPALRGKKDGEASFTIKSDIETKTDNMSN, encoded by the exons ATGACAGAGGTGCTAGGCATGATCAAGGGGCTGCAGGTGCTCATGGCTCGCATGGAGACGGTGTTCGCTGACGCAGCCAGGCGGTCCATCTATGCGGAACTGCAGGACTTCGTGCAGCTCATGCTGAGGGAGCCGCTCCGGAAGGCCATTAAGAACAAGAAGGATCTGATACGCAG TATCATAGTATCAGTTCGTGAAACTTGCGGTGATTGGGCGCGCGGCTGTGAGCCGCAACAGGATCCGGCGCTGCGAGGGAAGAAGGATGGAGAAGCTAGTTTCACTATTAAATCTGACATTGAGACCAAGACTGACAACATGTCCAACTGA